The following proteins are encoded in a genomic region of Camarhynchus parvulus chromosome 4A, STF_HiC, whole genome shotgun sequence:
- the CHIC1 gene encoding cysteine-rich hydrophobic domain-containing protein 1 codes for MSVLLPNMADFDTIYELEEEDEEEQDEPEPVVRSQELPRPRDAPDPVAVRGAGHITVFGLSNKFDTEFPSVLTGKVAPEEFKTSISRVNACLRKNLPVNVKWLLCGCLCCCCTLGCSLWPVVCLNKRTRRSIQKLLEWENNRLYHKLGLHWKLSKRKCETSNMMEYVILIEFLPKYPIFRPD; via the exons ATGAGCGTCCTGCTGCCCAATATGGCGGACTTCGACACGATCTacgagctggaggaggaggacgaggaggagcaggatgagcCCGAGCCCGTGGTGcggagccaggagctgccccggccccgcgaCGCGCCCGATCCCGTAGCGGTACGGGGCGCCGGGCACATCACCGT gTTTGGCTTGAGCAACAAGTTTGATACAGAATTTCCTTCTGTTCTGACAGGGAAG GTGGCCCCTGAGGAATTCAAGACCAGCATCAGCCGAGTGAACGCGTGCCTGAGGAAGAACCTCCCTGTCAATGTGAagtggctgctctgtggctgcctgtgctgctgctgcactctgggctgcagcctctggccTGTGGTCTGTCTTAACAAAAGA ACTAGAAGATCAATCCAGAAGTTATTAGAATGGGAAAATAACAGACTATATCATAAG CTTGGTTTGCACTGGAAGCTGAgtaaaaggaaatgtgaaacTAGCAATATGATGGAATAT